In Malassezia japonica chromosome 2, complete sequence, one DNA window encodes the following:
- the MYO1_1 gene encoding class II myosin (COG:Z; EggNog:ENOG503NW13), which translates to MADVVTQLLGSETGRAEALTRVQKLEPSDAPEIAETLRDAAKNDVVRALVVLHILSLLKAPVVQRVLAHDGLLEQFLSQAQKGDAACAMGHMLAGAASHAPLRAILAKDPAVEAWVAAHSSQAKITEVDADASATASADLVRIKLAIQTEEGKGPLGLDGDACTALYTSLRGSLVDGPAAPDAGLLDFDARAAACTDALEGLYYLVKLPALRDRVADDKALLAVFVRLLQSKARKEAVSTSSLPYLVASILATVAAYAPPRTEEQRRVEALRRSAVRTAEQDIAPQDAARRCRALVSVGLAAPLVAVALRSSTSEDELRRTLSSLFLALVTEQDGQLRGKLLQQGVARALLVLSRDAYAALAKPDAPAAVLAPLQALAKLTITTDPSLMYRMDGSAAQGVQYLAALYFAPQGSLLQLFEATMALTNLASLSPEMAGVVGRAPPPHANEHKDIASSLVSQFLMHDEDMVRRALVELLCNLVQDEQVFAFWSGEAEEPSKELVEGDEGSEPQPAGSSDVALRLHTAQGRLRLLVSLCRLDDSPPEPTTLALALAAAGALATLSSSPATCQRLLALPPSADETLASLVLPECTVSLLDAHQLALRGLVIAASLAQYAAYRKKHNDSATSAEVKKSALLGACRDYVAENARFARDSSEPRLASMRQQALTIAVDVLQDAQKL; encoded by the coding sequence ATGGCCGACGTCGTGACGCAGCTGCTGGGCAGCGAGACGGGGCGCGCAGAGGCGCTCACGCGCGTCCAGAAACTTGAACCGAGCGACGCTCCAGAGATTGCCGAGACactgcgcgacgctgccAAGAACGATGTGGTGCGCGCTCTTGTCGTTTTGCATATACTGAGCCTGCTCAAGGCACccgtcgtccagcgcgtgcttgcgcacgacggTCTCCTCGAGCAATTCCTATCACAGGCGCAAaagggcgacgcggcatGTGCTATGGGGCAcatgctcgccggcgccgcatcgcATGCTCCGCTCCGCGCGATCCTCGCCAAGGATCCGGCTGTCGAGGCATGGGTTGCGGCGCACTCGTCGCAGGCCAAAATCACCGAAGTGGACGCGGATGCAAGTGCCACAGCGTCCGCGGACCTCGTTCGCATCAAACTCGCTATTCAGACTGAGGAGGGAAAAGGGCCGCTGGGCCTCGATGGCGACGCATGCACGGCACTCTATACGTCCCTAAGGGGCagcctcgtcgacggccctgcagcgccggacgcgggcctgctcgactttgatgcgcgcgcagcggcctgtacagatgcgctcgaggggCTGTACTACCTAGTCAAACtgcctgcgctgcgtgaccgcgtcgcagacgacaaggcgctgctggcggTGTTTGTTCGCCTGCTGCAGAgcaaggcgcgcaaagaggccgtCAGTacgtcgtcgctgccgtACCTAGTCGCCTCTATCCTCGCGACGGTCGCTGCGTATGCGCCTCCTCGCaccgaggagcagcgccgcgtcgaggcacTGCGTCGCTCCGCTGTACGGACGGCCGAGCAGGACATCGCACCCCaagacgccgcgcggcggtgccgtGCGCTGGTCAGCGTAggcctcgctgcgccgcttgtTGCagtggcgctgcgctcgagcacgtccgaggacgagctgcggcgcacactCTCGTCCCTCTTTCTCGCCCTTGTCACGGAGCAAGACGGCCAGCTACGTGGAAAGCTCTTGCAGCaaggcgtcgcgcgtgcgctcctcgtgctGAGCCGCGATGCGTATGCTGCGCTGGCCAAgcccgatgcgccggcaGCCGTcctggcgccgctgcaggcgctcgccaagctcaCCATCACCACCGATCCCTCGCTCATGTACCGCATGGACGGCTCCGCGGCACAGGGCGTGCAgtacctcgccgcgctctaCTTTGCTCCGCAAGGgagcctgctgcagctcttTGAGGCGACCATGGCGCTCACGAACctcgcgtcgctcagcCCCGAGAtggccggcgtcgtggggcgtgcgccgccgccgcatgcgAACGAGCACAAGGACATTGCGAGCTCGCTTGTATCCCAGTTCCTGATGCACGACGAAGAcatggtgcgccgcgcgcttgtcgagctgctctGCAACCTCGTGCAGGACGAGCAGGTCTTTGCGTTCTGGTCGGGCGAGGCAGAAGAGCCCAgcaaggagctcgtcgaagGCGACGAAGGAAGCGAGCCGCAGCCTGCTggctcgagcgacgtggcgctgcggctGCACACAGCCCAAGGGCGCCTGCGGCTCCTTGTATCGCTCTGCCGCTTGGACGACAGCCCTCCCGAGCCCACGAcgctggcgctggcgctcgcggcagccggagcgctcgcgacgctctcctcgtcgcctGCGACGTGCCAGCGCCTGCTTGCGCTTCCCCCTTCTGccgacgagacgctcgcgagccTCGTGCTCCCCGAGTGTACCGTGTCGCTGCTGGACGCccaccagctcgcgctgcgtggcctAGTCATTGCTGCGAGTCTCGCACAATACGCTGCCTACCGCAAGAAACACAACGAcagcgcgacgagtgcCGAGGTCAAAAAgtctgcgctgctcggcgcgtgccgcgacTATGTGGCCGAGAATgcgcgctttgcgcgcgacagcagcgagccgcgccTCGCATCGATGcggcagcaggcgctcacGATCGCTGTGGATGTCCTGCAAGATGCACAGAAGTTGTAG
- the RPO31 gene encoding DNA-directed RNA polymerase (COG:H; EggNog:ENOG503NXKP), translated as MKELVKNIQFGVMSQEEIVNLAELEVITRDIYDLPNRQPRVGGVLDRRMGVSDKVSTCETCGHRMADCVGHYGYIKLVLPVFHIGFFKHVISILQMVCKSCAGILLDESDRRKFLRRFRRPNLENLQRTQTFKAVNATARKMLYCPHCGATNGTVKKAGPLKVVHEKFRQKKTEEEQIEFRKTFMTAVSMGGGELAPHLSKAQEDLNPLRVLDLFKRISDEDCELLGLKPEYGRPEEYIWQYICVPPVCIRPSVAQDGATNEDDLTVKLTEIVFTNNIIKSGLSKGSKGTTTAQLVEQWDFLQLSVAMYINSEMPGVPPMSGHKPIRGFCQRLKGKQGRFRGNLSGKRVDFSGRTVISPDPNLAIDELAVPERVAKILTYPERVFSHNIEAMRAAVRNGTDTHPGANYHINGRDGFKRFLKFPQMREELAANLHVGDIVERHLRDGDIVLFNRQPSLHKLSIMCHRVKVRPWRTFRLNECVCNPYNADFDGDEMNMHVPQTEEARTEALTLMGVKHNLVTPRNGEPIVAAIQDFITASFLLSRRDRLFTRAQFSQICSYFGDAMLHIDIPPPAIQKPERLWTGKQVFGCMIRPNKQSPVLVNLEARCRTFEKPTGGHIKEMSPNDGYLVIQNSEVLCGVMDKATVGDGNKHSLFGVILRDYGPDATIQTMNRLAKTCARWLSNQGFSLGINDVTPGRQLRETKDQNVEVAYRQCRDLIEMAKRGKLENLPGCDQEQTLESKISGVLSSVRSDVGEICMTELSRHNAALMMAVCGSKGSKINVAQMVACVGQQIISGSRVPNGFQDRSLPHFPKKSKDPPSKGFVRNSFFSGLEPTEFLFHAISGREGLVDTAVKTAETGYMQRRLMKALEDLSTHYDFSVRNSVGGVVQFLYGDDGLDPAELEGNALPVEYHRTFRHASAKTAHIAAPILMPYEIMKIVDKALANDRYQRVCTSKYIDQVREFCLVQIAEHVAKVREAYGMYAALEQDGDWDEDTDLSLGADEAQWAIVNNKARVTKPILDEFLQQCWEKYMKAKIEPGSAVGAVGAQSIGEPGTQMTLKTFHFAGVASMNVTLGVPRIKEIINAAKVINTPIIAAKLVSEHSEQAARIVKGRIEKTYLGDVASVIEEAWAGNYTYLGIHIDMDAIQKLQLEVTLDDIKNAIVQMPRLKIRDERVTILPRKNQLRIHVYPDEKEKDVYYTLKYLKRLLPKVVIKGIPNAARAVISDEKGERKLLVEGYGLKDVMTTEGVIGTQTQTNHVMEMQQVLGIEAARNAIYREIDYTMASHGMSIDPRHVMLLADVMTYKGEVLGITRFGVAKMKDSVLMLASFEKTTDHLFDAALYGKSDAIAGVSESIIMGNPAQTVGTGMPALVSQPPTLPPPRPLVFDR; from the exons ATGAAGGAGCTGGT AAAAAACATCCAGTTTGGCGTGATGTCACAGGAGGAGATTGTgaacctcgccgagctcgaggtgaTCACGCGCGATATCTACGACCTACCCAACCGGCAGCCGCGCGTTGGTGGTGTTCTGGACCGTCGCATGGGTGTGAGTGATAAGGTGTCGACGTGTGAGACGTGTGGACATCGCATGGCCGACTGTGTGGGGCACTATGGCTACATCAAGCTCGTTCTGCCCGTCTTTCATATTGGCTTCTTTAAGCATGTGATTAGCATCCTCCAGATGGTGTGCAAGTCGTGCGCGGGGATTCTGCTGGACGAGAGCGACCGCCGCAAGttcctgcgccgcttccgGCGACCGAACCTCGAGAATCTACAGCGCACGCAGACGTTCAAGGCGGTGAACGCAACTGCGCGCAAAATGCTCTATTGTCCTCACTGTGGTGCGACCAACGGCACGGTGAAAAAGGCGGGGCCGCTCAAGGTCGTCCACGAAAAGTTCCGCCAGAAAAAGAcggaggaggagcagaTCGAGTTCCGCAAGACTTTTATGACGGCCGTGAgcatgggcggcggcgagcttgcgccgcatctGAGCAAGGCGCAGGAGGATCTGAACCCACTGCGAGTGCTCGACCTGTTTAAGCGcatcagcgacgaggactgcgagctgctcggaCTCAAGCCAGAGTATGGGCGGCCAGAGGAGTATATCTGGCAGTACATCTGCGTACCCCCGGTCTGTATCCGCCCCAGTGtcgcgcaggacggcgcgacgaACGAGGATGACCTCACCGTCAAACTCACCGAGATTGTATTTACGAACAACATCATCAAGTCGGGTCTGTCCAAGGGCAGCAAAGGCACGACCACCGCCCAGCTTGTCGAACAGTGGGACTTTTTGCAGCTCAGCGTCGCCATGTACATCAACTCCGAGATGCCGGGTGTCCCGCCGATGAGCGGCCACAAGCCGATCCGCGGTTTTTGCCAGCGCCTCAAGGGCAAGCAGGGGCGTTTCCGTGGTAACCTGTCGGGCAAGCGTGTCGACTTCTCCGGACGTACTGTCATTTCTCCAGACCCCAACTTGgcgatcgacgagctggccgtgccggagcgcgtcgccaagATCCTGACCTACCCTGAGCGTGTCTTTTCGCACAATATCGAGGCGATGCGTGCCGCGGTGCGCAATGGTACGGATACGCACCCAGGTGCCAATTACCACATCAACGGACGCGACGGCTTCAAGCGCTTCCTCAAGTTCCCCCAgatgcgcgaggagctcgcggcgaacctgcacgtcggcgacatcgtcgagcgccaccTGCGTGATGGCGATATCGTGCTCTTTAACCGCCAGCCGAGTCTGCACAAGCTGTCGATCATGTGCCACCGAGTCAAGGTACGCCCGTGGCGTACGTTCCGTCTGAATGAGTGTGTCTGCAACCCATATAATGCCGACTTTGACGGTGATGAGATGAATATGCACGTCCCGCAGACCGAAGAGGCACGGACCGAAGCCCTGACACTGATGGGTGTCAAGCACAACCTCGTCACGCCGCGTAATGGTGAGCCGATCGTCGCGGCGATCCAGGACTTTATCACGGCCTCTTTCTTGCtctcgcgccgcgaccgcctcTTTACGCGCGCACAGTTCTCCCAAATCTGCTCGTACTTTGGCGATGCGATGCTGCATATTGATATCCCGCCGCCTGCGATCCAAAAACCGGAGCGTCTCTGGACCGGCAAGCAAGTGTTTGGCTGCATGATTCGGCCCAACAAGCAGTCGCCAGTCTTGGTCAACTTGGAGGCACGCTGCCGTACATTTGAGAAACCGACTGGCGGCCACATCAAGGAGATGTCGCCGAACGATGGCTACCTCGTCATCCAGAACTCCGAGGTGCTCTGCGGTGTGATGGACAAGGCGACGGTAGGTGACGGCAACAAGCACTCGCTCTTTGGTGTGATTCTGCGTGACTACGGCCCAGATGCCACGATCCAGACGATGAACCGTCTCGCGAAGACTTGTGCGCGCTGGCTCTCCAACCAGGGCTTCTCACTCGGTATAAACGACGTGACGCCTGGCcgccagctgcgcgagaccAAAGACCAAAATGTCGAGGTCGCCTACCGTCAGTGCCGCGACCTGATCGAGATGGCGAAGCGCGGGAAGCTGGAAAACCTGCCGGGCTGTGACCAGGAGCAGACGCTCGAAAGTAAAATTTCGGGTGTCCTCTCGAGCGTCCGCAGTGACGTGGGTGAGATCTGCATGACAGAACTCAGCCGGCACAATGCGGCACTAATGATGGCCGTGTGTGGTTCCAAAGGCTCCAAGATCAACGTCGCTCAGATGGTCGCGTGTGTCGGCCAGCAGATCATTTCCGGCTCGCGTGTGCCGAACGGCTTCCAGGACCGCTCCTTGCCGCACTTTCCGAAGAAGAGCAAGGACCCGCCCAGCAAGGGTTTTGTCCGCAACTCCTTCTTCAGCGGGTTGGAGCCGACCGAGTTCCTCTTCCACGCGATCAGTGGACGTGAGGGCCTGGTCGACACGGCGGTCAAGACCGCCGAGACGGGCTACATGCAGCGCCGTCTCATGAAGGCGCTCGAAGACTTGTCGACGCACTACGACTTCTCAGTGCGCAACTCGGTCGGTGGTGTGGTACAGTTCTTGTACGGCGACGATGGTTTGGACCCTGCCGAACTCGAAGGCAACGCGCTCCCCGTCGAATACCACCGCACCTTCCGGCACGCGTCCGCCAAGACGGCGCACATCGCGGCGCCGATCCTGATGCCGTACGAGATCATGAAGATCGTCGACAAGGCGCTAGCTAACGATCGCTACCAGCGCGTGTGTACGAGCAAGTACATCGACCAAGTGCGTGAGTTCTGCCTGGTACagatcgccgagcacgttGCCAAGGTGCGTGAAGCCTATGGCATgtacgctgcgctcgagcaggacggCGACTGGGACGAAGATACCGAcctgtcgctcggcgctgacgaggcgcagtgGGCGATCGTCAACAACAAGGCGCGCGTTACTAAGCCGATCCTCGACGAGTTCCTCCAGCAGTGCTGGGAAAAGTACATGAAGGCGAAGATCGAGCCGGGTTCGGCCGTCGGTGCCGTCGGTGCTCAGTCGATCGGTGAGCCGGGTACGCAGATGACGCTCAAGACTTTCCACTTTGCTGGTGTAGCCTCGATGAACGTCACGTTGGGTGTTCCGCGTATCAAGGAAATTATCAACGCCGCCAAGGTGATCAACACGCCCATTATTGCCGCGAAGCTCGTCAGTGAGCAcagcgagcaggcggcgcgcattgTAAAGGGCCGGATTGAAAAGACCTACCTTGGCGATGTTGCCTCGGTGATTGAGGAGGCATGGGCCGGAAACTACACGTACCTTGGCATTCACATCGATATGGATGCCATCCAGAAACTCCAGCTGGAGGTTACCCTGGACGATATCAAGAATGCCATTGTGCAAATGCCGCGGCTCAAAatccgcgacgagcgcgtgaCCATTCTCCCACGCAAGAACCAGCTCCGGATCCACGTGTATCCCGATGAAAAGGAGAAGGATGTATATTATACGCTCAAGTACCTCAAGCGGCTCTTGCCCAAGGTCGTGATCAAGGGTATTCCCAAtgcagcacgcgccgtgatcagcgacgagaagggcgagcgcaagctctTGGTCGAAGGCTACGGCCTGAAAGACGTCATGACGACAGAGGGCGTCATCGGCACGCAGACACAGACCAACCATGTGATGGAAATGCAGCAGGTGCTTGGTATCGAAGCCGCTCGCAATGCCATCTACCGCGAGATTGACTATACGATGGCCTCGCACGGCATGTCGATCGACCCTCGTCACGTCAtgctgctcgccgacgtgATGACCTACAAG GGCGAAGTGCTCGGCATCACACGGTTCGGTGTCGCAAAGATGAAAGACTCGGTCTTGATGCTGGCGTCGTTTGAAAAGACGACCGACCACCTGTTCGATGCCGCTCTCTACGGAAAGTCGGACGCGATTGCAGGCGTCAGTGAAAGCATCATCATGGGTAACCCTGCTCAGACTGTGGGAACTGGCAT GCCGGCGTTGGTTAGCCAACCGCCCACGCTGCCGCCCCCGCGCCCGCTTGTATTCGACCGATAG
- the NSR1 gene encoding nuclear localization sequence binding protein (EggNog:ENOG503NWRG; COG:A) translates to MGKKDKSVAAAAPVKDTKTKSTKTEKVSSKAAAAPAKKETKSKSKKTAQPESSSEEDSDDSDDSDDSDDSDDSDDSDDSDDSDDSDDSDDSDDSDDSDDSDDSDDSDDSDDDEEDEKKETKKDDDSDDSDDSDDSDDSDDSDDSDDDEEDEKKETKKDDDSDDSDDSDDSDDSDDSDDSDDSDDDEEDEKKETKKDDDSDDSDDSDDSDDSDDSDDSDDSDEEEEKDSKKRKADDEEPATAKKTKTDAPAEAEEEGIKTLWVGQLSWNVDNEWLKSEFEEYGTVVDARVQCDRDTGRSRGFGYVDFENASDALKASQQAQGKEVDGRNLRVDLQTPRAPKERSEGRAKQFNDERSAPSNTLFLGGLAWSLTEDDIWNTFAEYGQVSGVRLPKDMESGRSKGFGYVEFETEDNATQALEALNGQDLGGRPVRIDFAGKRDNSNSPRGGSPAGGFGGRGGGRGGGRGGFGGRGGGRGGGAGRDSGWGGRGGGGGGRGRGGFRSASGSARTGAIAEPSGKKMTFD, encoded by the coding sequence ATGGGCAAGAAGGACAAGTCTGttgccgctgcggcgcccgtGAAGGACACCAAGACCAAGTCGACCAAGACTGAGAAGGTGTCTTCGAaggctgctgctgctcctgcCAAGAAGGAGACGAAGTCGAAGTCGAAGAAGACCGCTCAGCCCGAGTCGTCGTCGGAGGAAGACTCTGACGACTCTGACGACTCTGATGACTCTGATGATTCTGATGATTCTGATGACTCTGATGACTCTGATGACTCTGATGACTCTGATGACTCTGATGACTCTGATGATTCTGATGACTCTGATGACTCTGATGACTCTGATGACTCCGACGACTCCGACGATGACGAGGAGGATGAGAAGAAGGAGACCAAGAAGGACGATGATTCCGACGACTCCGACGATTCCGATGACTCGGATGACTCCGACGACTCTGACGACTCCGATgatgacgaggaggacgagaagaaggagacCAAGAAGGACGACGACTCCGACGACTCTGACGACTCCGACGACTCCGATGACTCGGATGACTCCGACGACTCTGACGACTCCGATgatgacgaggaggacgagaagaaggagacCAAGAAGGACGACGACTCTGACGACTCCGACGACTCCGACGACTCGGATGATTCCGACGACTCTGACGACTCTGACGACTctgacgaggaggaggagaaAGACtccaagaagcgcaaggccgatgACGAGGAGCCTGCCACTGCCAAGAAGACCAAGACCGACGCTCCCGCTGAGGCGGAAGAGGAAGGCATCAAGACGCTCTGGGTCGGCCAGCTCAGCTGGAACGTCGACAACGAGTGGCTCAAGAGCGAGTTCGAGGAATACGGCACCGTTGTCGATGCTCGTGTGCAGTGCGACCGTGACACcggccgcagccgcggTTTCGGCTACGTCGACTTTGAGAACGCTAGCGACGCCCTCAAGGCctcgcagcaggcgcaagGCAAGGAGGTCGACGGCCGCAACCTTCGCGTGGACCTCCAGACCCCTCGTGCTCccaaggagcgcagcgagggcCGCGCCAAGCAGTTCAACGatgagcgcagcgcgccttcCAACACGCTTTTCCTCGGTGGCCTCGCCTGGTCGCTCACTGAGGACGATATCTGGAACACCTTTGCCGAGTACGGCCAGGTGTCAGGTGTTCGTCTCCCCAAGGATATGGAGTCGGGCCGCTCGAAGGGCTTCGGCTACGTCGAGTTCGAGACGGAGGACAACGCTacccaggcgctcgaggccctCAACGGTCAGGACCTCGGTGGCCGCCCCGTCCGCATCGACTTTGCGGGCAAGCGTGACAACTCCAACTCGCCCCGCGGTGGCTCGCCCGCCGGTGGCTTCGGCGGCCGTGGTGGTGGCCGTGGTGGTGGCCGTGGCGGCTTTGGTGGccgtggcggcggccgcggcggcggtgctggCCGTGACTCGGGCTGgggcggccgtggcggcggcggtggcggccgtggccgtgGTGGCttccgcagcgcctcgggcagcgcacggACGGGCGCCATTGCGGAACCTTCGGGCAAGAAGATGACCTTTGACTAA